A single window of bacterium DNA harbors:
- a CDS encoding ATP cone domain-containing protein, whose product MKESRIEYVRKRDGRLVPFNKQKIADAIFKAAQSVGGQDRYLAEDLAEVVQLYLEKEYKGDTPSVEEIQDIVERILIKTGHARTAKAYILYRQKRARARQIREGLRPLSLAEKEVLERELDLSVRRSDDRIGIWNRSTIVDVLVRETGISRNIAELIVAEVEEDVIASKVKVLTSSMIRELVNAKLILYGFEEERQKHSRIGLPLYDISSIFKSFEGHPDALSSFLGRRIKREFAMNAIIPQVLVERYLKGEISIANIEGIDKILTAYIPVQNVEEIENYYKSISPLIEGNVVFFLPDNITTFSCNGQQFLLEFPYRVIKEKQIDRKGSVIRIEDKDTFELLMREADSTPPVGIYKGLQGPLFVLNHISLNLPVITAYAEQEGVPLKERVLAILDKLVDMTFSQRELIENIPYIKDTLLSFTGYNTTMEVECEGWQEISECDIVSEVLSHSLSFFTNSPSEGLKRYFEEGIIARVFNG is encoded by the coding sequence ATGAAAGAAAGCCGGATTGAATATGTAAGAAAAAGAGATGGTCGGCTTGTTCCTTTCAATAAACAGAAGATAGCAGATGCAATTTTTAAGGCAGCACAGAGCGTTGGTGGACAGGATAGATACCTTGCCGAAGACCTCGCCGAGGTTGTACAACTATATCTTGAAAAAGAATATAAAGGAGATACCCCTTCTGTTGAAGAGATACAGGATATTGTGGAAAGGATATTGATAAAGACAGGGCATGCAAGGACAGCCAAAGCATACATTCTTTATCGCCAGAAAAGGGCAAGGGCAAGACAGATAAGAGAGGGATTACGTCCTTTATCACTTGCAGAAAAAGAGGTTCTTGAAAGGGAGTTAGACCTGTCTGTAAGGAGAAGTGATGATAGGATAGGAATATGGAACAGGTCCACCATTGTTGATGTACTTGTAAGAGAAACAGGAATTTCAAGAAATATAGCAGAACTCATAGTAGCAGAGGTTGAAGAGGATGTTATTGCATCAAAGGTAAAGGTTCTGACTTCTTCAATGATAAGAGAACTGGTTAATGCAAAACTTATCCTTTATGGATTTGAAGAAGAACGGCAGAAACATTCAAGGATAGGACTTCCTCTTTATGACATCTCCTCTATCTTTAAGAGTTTTGAGGGACATCCAGATGCTCTTTCATCTTTTTTAGGCAGGAGAATAAAGAGGGAATTTGCAATGAATGCTATAATACCTCAGGTACTCGTGGAAAGATACCTGAAAGGAGAAATTTCCATTGCAAATATAGAAGGAATAGATAAAATTTTAACGGCATATATACCTGTACAGAATGTTGAAGAGATAGAGAATTATTATAAAAGTATTTCTCCTCTGATAGAAGGTAATGTTGTTTTCTTCCTTCCCGATAATATAACAACCTTTAGTTGTAATGGACAGCAGTTTCTTTTAGAATTTCCTTACAGGGTGATAAAAGAAAAACAGATTGATAGAAAAGGTTCTGTTATAAGAATAGAAGATAAAGATACCTTTGAGTTATTGATGAGAGAAGCAGACAGTACCCCTCCAGTTGGTATTTATAAAGGGCTACAGGGTCCTCTGTTTGTACTGAACCATATCTCTCTTAACCTCCCTGTTATTACTGCATATGCTGAACAGGAAGGAGTTCCTCTGAAAGAAAGGGTGTTAGCGATATTGGATAAACTGGTTGATATGACTTTCTCTCAGAGAGAATTGATAGAAAATATCCCGTATATTAAAGACACTCTTCTATCTTTTACAGGATATAATACCACTATGGAAGTGGAATGTGAAGGGTGGCAGGAAATAAGCGAGTGTGATATTGTTTCAGAAGTCCTTTCCCATTCCCTGTCTTTTTTCACAAACAGTCCATCAGAAGGACTTAAAAGATATTTTGAAGAAGGGATAATTGCGAGGGTTTTTAATGGTTAA
- the amrB gene encoding AmmeMemoRadiSam system protein B — translation MEKVRRPVVAGYFYPSEKDILLRMLEGFIDNSAEQVNTTAIIAPHAGYVYSGRTAGKVFSRVVIPDSVIIIGPNHTGYGEPYAVDGHNLWHTPLGSVDVDTELADALVEKSQYLEKDTIAHLKEHSIEVQVPFLQFLKKDVKIVPVTVSGYMDDPAWYEIGESIAEVLIENGLKEKTLIVASTDMTHYEAQSIAEEKDNYAIEAILSLDEILLMDRLMEKNISMCGYGPVITTIIAAKNLGAKEAELVRYTTSAETSGDSSQVVGYAGIIIK, via the coding sequence ATGGAAAAAGTTAGAAGACCTGTAGTAGCAGGATATTTTTATCCTTCGGAGAAAGATATACTATTAAGGATGTTAGAAGGTTTTATAGATAACTCCGCTGAACAGGTAAATACAACAGCGATAATTGCTCCGCATGCTGGTTATGTGTATTCAGGCAGAACCGCTGGAAAGGTCTTCAGCAGGGTGGTAATTCCTGATTCAGTCATTATTATAGGACCTAACCATACCGGTTATGGAGAACCATATGCTGTGGATGGACATAATCTGTGGCATACCCCTCTCGGAAGTGTTGATGTAGATACAGAACTGGCAGATGCACTTGTGGAGAAAAGTCAGTATCTTGAGAAGGATACTATTGCACATTTAAAGGAACATTCTATTGAGGTTCAGGTTCCATTCCTTCAGTTTCTTAAGAAAGATGTAAAAATTGTCCCTGTAACGGTTTCTGGCTATATGGATGACCCTGCATGGTATGAGATAGGAGAGAGTATAGCAGAGGTATTGATAGAAAACGGTTTAAAAGAAAAAACCCTTATCGTGGCAAGTACAGATATGACACATTATGAAGCGCAGTCCATAGCGGAAGAAAAAGACAATTATGCAATAGAAGCAATTTTATCTCTTGATGAAATCCTTCTTATGGACCGGTTAATGGAAAAAAATATTTCTATGTGTGGATATGGTCCTGTAATAACGACTATCATCGCTGCAAAAAATTTAGGAGCAAAAGAAGCAGAATTAGTAAGATATACAACAAGTGCAGAGACGAGCGGAGATTCTTCTCAGGTAGTGGGATATGCAGGGATAATTATAAAGTAA
- a CDS encoding FecR domain-containing protein, whose protein sequence is MKIKGGFSLIEIVIFCFIAITIITLFVGLALNSREFSQTMGCINNMKMIAQAIENFQADNKESPRNLANLYPLYIKNEKIFKCPADRSSASNSYDKFYIGRFFAEEDAQKVFLVCPRHNRGNKTVCAYLSYAVAIGKTCDVSWSGMPAKYGEFYSGGALQFVDGTIVDINSGKIGLLASFLDNEDKLYHIIYTPEGEEGSYTVNHQGNSRFEVITPAVIAGVEGTKFNVSNIISSNTFKSRIRVTEGVVIAQDRSQESTGQKISAGEEFESSTLKIVNTLEETPSSTSPASEEVVEVEKDKRKVPRKPTKGKKIFWFWWK, encoded by the coding sequence ATGAAGATAAAAGGCGGTTTCAGTTTAATAGAGATTGTAATCTTTTGCTTCATTGCAATTACAATAATTACACTCTTTGTAGGACTTGCTTTAAATTCCAGAGAGTTTTCCCAGACAATGGGGTGTATCAACAATATGAAAATGATTGCTCAGGCGATTGAGAACTTTCAGGCAGACAACAAAGAGAGTCCGAGGAATCTTGCCAACCTGTATCCTCTATATATCAAAAACGAGAAGATATTTAAATGTCCGGCAGATAGAAGTTCTGCTTCCAATAGTTATGATAAGTTTTATATAGGAAGGTTTTTTGCAGAGGAAGACGCACAAAAGGTTTTCCTTGTCTGTCCACGGCATAACAGAGGAAACAAAACCGTTTGTGCATACCTTTCCTATGCAGTTGCTATAGGGAAAACCTGTGATGTCAGCTGGAGTGGAATGCCTGCTAAATATGGAGAGTTCTACAGTGGTGGGGCTCTTCAGTTTGTTGATGGGACCATAGTGGATATTAACTCAGGAAAGATAGGACTGCTCGCTTCATTCCTGGATAATGAAGATAAACTCTATCATATTATATATACACCTGAAGGGGAAGAGGGAAGTTATACAGTTAACCATCAGGGGAACTCAAGGTTTGAAGTAATTACACCTGCTGTAATTGCAGGGGTTGAAGGGACTAAGTTCAATGTGTCAAACATCATCAGCAGTAATACATTTAAATCTCGTATAAGAGTAACTGAGGGCGTGGTTATTGCTCAGGACAGAAGTCAGGAATCAACAGGGCAAAAAATATCCGCTGGTGAGGAATTTGAATCATCAACCCTGAAAATAGTTAATACATTAGAAGAAACACCCTCTTCAACATCTCCTGCATCCGAAGAAGTTGTTGAGGTTGAGAAAGATAAAAGGAAAGTACCAAGAAAACCAACAAAAGGTAAAAAGATATTCTGGTTCTGGTGGAAATGA
- a CDS encoding DUF933 domain-containing protein: protein MVKMALFGYSGSGKTTLFRHLTGKTEEIYDPFKPCVGVGIYKDSNIDGLTEIHKARKMVYPEFEIFDFKGFPSGHGFPENYFAHFFEMDIIVCVVNNFGEDSYPERDASSLLMELILYDTEKIQSILKKKEEGTAAITQQQVDVLKKGLKTLEKERLLIELSDAEKKLIYGIQLLTTRQVFLYINGDRNQFKPPSNSPYLIQKEFDSISFYKSIMSIMGLITFYTVKGDIIQGWVIPSHYTAKQAAGRIHKDIEKGFIKAAVISVHNLLDIGSWQAAKNTGALKFLGPNSLLSDGDVVEFYFH from the coding sequence ATGGTTAAGATGGCTCTTTTCGGATATTCTGGTAGTGGAAAAACAACCCTTTTCCGTCATCTGACGGGAAAGACAGAGGAGATATACGACCCGTTTAAGCCCTGTGTGGGTGTGGGAATATATAAAGATAGCAATATAGACGGACTTACAGAAATACATAAAGCCAGAAAAATGGTATATCCAGAATTTGAGATATTTGATTTCAAAGGATTCCCTTCAGGACATGGTTTTCCTGAAAACTACTTTGCTCATTTCTTTGAAATGGATATTATTGTATGCGTTGTGAATAATTTTGGAGAAGATTCATACCCTGAAAGAGATGCGTCCTCACTCCTTATGGAACTCATCCTTTATGATACAGAGAAGATACAGTCCATATTAAAAAAGAAAGAGGAAGGGACTGCTGCTATAACTCAGCAACAGGTAGATGTATTGAAGAAAGGACTGAAAACTCTGGAAAAAGAACGTCTATTGATAGAGTTGTCAGATGCAGAAAAAAAGTTGATATACGGGATACAACTGCTTACTACAAGGCAGGTCTTTTTATATATCAACGGAGACAGAAATCAGTTCAAACCACCGTCTAACAGTCCATATCTTATACAGAAGGAATTTGATAGCATCTCCTTTTATAAATCCATAATGAGTATAATGGGACTTATAACATTTTACACAGTAAAGGGAGATATTATACAGGGATGGGTTATACCATCTCATTATACTGCAAAGCAGGCAGCAGGCAGGATTCACAAGGATATAGAAAAAGGGTTTATTAAGGCAGCGGTTATATCTGTACATAACCTGCTTGATATTGGCTCCTGGCAGGCGGCTAAGAATACAGGAGCATTGAAGTTTTTAGGTCCTAACTCACTTCTTTCTGATGGAGATGTTGTTGAGTTTTATTTTCACTGA